One segment of Mus caroli chromosome 6, CAROLI_EIJ_v1.1, whole genome shotgun sequence DNA contains the following:
- the Tmem139 gene encoding transmembrane protein 139 yields MVPRQLLGKLKQPFLFLSSASLLLGLALLVIQSDVAPVAYFFLCLAGFCFIACLLACVMERCSQSMPSSRQTENPEASGHAQDNGAFEVPTYEQAVEVMDSQSQSHLQELEQPPSYSSIIISPGVEGAQSSQPDSPSTGSLKRRVGSEGTMTARGNPGRILRLRGPRVVFTAPDLQSMRVAPKLEPNTPPPAYEISFAHADDDSVFYEDKWILP; encoded by the exons ATGGTGCCAAGACAGTTGTTGGGGAAACTGAAGCAGCCATTTCTCTTCCTGAGCAGTGCCTCCCTCCTCCTGGGGCTGGCTTTACTGGTCATACAGTCTGATGTCGCCCCTGTTGCTTACTTCTTCCTCTGCTTGGCTGGCTTTTGCTTTATTGCCTGCCTCCTGGCCTGTGTTATGGAACGGTGCTCCCAATCGATGCCAAGCTCCAGGCAGACTGAGAATCCAGAGGCCTCAGGCCATGCGCA AGACAATGGAGCTTTTGAGGTACCAACCTATGAACAGGCTGTAGAGGTGATGGATTCACAATCACAGAGCCACCTCCAAGAGCTGGAGCAACCACCCTCTTACAGCAGTATCATAATATCCCCAGGAGTTGAGGGGGCACAGTCTAGCCAACCAGACAGTCCCAGCACAGGCAGTCTGAAGAGGCGAGTGGGCTCAGAGGGGACAATGACTGCCAGAGGAAACCCTGGAAGAATTCTTCGACTTAGGGGTCCACGAGTTGTGTTCACTGCTCCTGATCTGCAAAGCATGAGAGTGGCCCCCAAACTGGAGCCTAATACTCCACCTCCTGCCTATGAAATCAGTTTTGCTCATGCTGATGATGACAGTGTTTTCTATGAAGATAAATGGATACTTCCCTAA
- the Casp2 gene encoding caspase-2 isoform X2 has product MAAPSGRSQSSLHRKGLMAADRRSRILAVCGMHPDHQETLKKNRVVLAKQLLLSELLEHLLEKDIITLEMRELIQAKGGSFSQNVELLNLLPKRGPQAFDAFCEALRETRQGHLEDLLLTTLSDIQHVLPRLSCDYDSSLPISVCESCPPHKQLRLSTDATEHSLDNGDGPPCLLVKPCTPEFYQAHYQLAYRLQSQPRGLALVLSNVHFTGEKDLEFRSGGDVDHTTLVTLFKLLGYNVHVLHDQTAQEMQEKLQNFAQLPAHRVTDSCVVALLSHGVEGGIYGVDGKLLQLQEVFRLFDNANCPSLQNKPKMFFIQACRGGAIGSLGHLLLFTAATASLAL; this is encoded by the exons ATGGCGGCGCCGAGCGGGAGGTCGCAGTCCTCCCTGCACAGGAAGGGGCTGATGGCGGCTGACCGGAGGAGCAG GATTTTGGCAGTGTGTGGAATGCATCCTGACCACCAGGAAACTCTGAAAAAGAATCGAGTGGTGCTGGCCAAGCAGCTGCTGCTGAGCGAGCTGTTAGAACATCTCCTAGAGAAGGACATTATCACTTTGGAAATGAGAGAGCTCATCCAG GCCAAAGGGGGCAGTTTCAGCCAGAATGTGGAACTCCTCAACCTGCTGCCAAAGAGAGGACCCCAGGCTTTTGACGCCTTCTGTGAAGCCCTGCGGGAGACCAGGCAGGGTCACTTGGAAGACTTACTGCTCACAACCCTCTCAGATATTCAGCACGTACTCCCACGG tTGAGCTGTGACTATGACTCAAGTCTCCCTATCTCGGTGTGTGAGTCCTGCCCTCCTCACAAGCAGCTCCGCCTATCCACAG ATGCTACGGAACACTCCTTAGATAATGGCGATGGTCCCCCCTGTCTTCTGGTGAAGCCATGCACTCCTGAGTTTTACCAGGCACACTACCAGCTG GCCTATAGGTTGCAGTCTCAGCCTCGTGGCTTGGCACTGGTGTTGAGCAATGTGCACTTCACTGGAGAGAAAGACCTGGAATTTCGCTCTGGAGGGGATGTGGACCACACTACTCTAGTCACCCTCTTCAAGCTTTTGGGCTACAATGTCCATGTGCTACATGACCAGACTGCACAG GAAATGCAAGAGAAACTTCAGAATTTTGCACAGTTACCTGCACACCGGGTCACAGACTCCTGCGTAGTGGCACTCCTCTCACATGGTGTGGAAGGTGGCATCTACGGTGTAGATGGCAAACTGCTTCAG CTCCAAGAGGTTTTTCGACTTTTTGACAATGCTAACTGTCCAAGTCTACAGAACAAGCCAAAAATGTTCTTCATCCAAGCATGTCGTGGAG GTGCTATTGGATCCCTTGGGCACCTCCTTCTGTTCACTGCTGCCACCGCCTCTCTTGCTCT ATGA
- the Casp2 gene encoding caspase-2 isoform X1: MAAPSGRSQSSLHRKGLMAADRRSRILAVCGMHPDHQETLKKNRVVLAKQLLLSELLEHLLEKDIITLEMRELIQAKGGSFSQNVELLNLLPKRGPQAFDAFCEALRETRQGHLEDLLLTTLSDIQHVLPRLSCDYDSSLPISVCESCPPHKQLRLSTDATEHSLDNGDGPPCLLVKPCTPEFYQAHYQLAYRLQSQPRGLALVLSNVHFTGEKDLEFRSGGDVDHTTLVTLFKLLGYNVHVLHDQTAQEMQEKLQNFAQLPAHRVTDSCVVALLSHGVEGGIYGVDGKLLQLQEVFRLFDNANCPSLQNKPKMFFIQACRGDETDRGVDQQDGKNHTQSPGCEESDAGKEELMKMRLPTRSDMICGYACLKGNAAMRNTKRGSWYIEALTQVFSERACDMHVADMLVKVNALIKEREGYAPGTEFHRCKEMSEYCSTLCRQLYLFPGYPPT; the protein is encoded by the exons ATGGCGGCGCCGAGCGGGAGGTCGCAGTCCTCCCTGCACAGGAAGGGGCTGATGGCGGCTGACCGGAGGAGCAG GATTTTGGCAGTGTGTGGAATGCATCCTGACCACCAGGAAACTCTGAAAAAGAATCGAGTGGTGCTGGCCAAGCAGCTGCTGCTGAGCGAGCTGTTAGAACATCTCCTAGAGAAGGACATTATCACTTTGGAAATGAGAGAGCTCATCCAG GCCAAAGGGGGCAGTTTCAGCCAGAATGTGGAACTCCTCAACCTGCTGCCAAAGAGAGGACCCCAGGCTTTTGACGCCTTCTGTGAAGCCCTGCGGGAGACCAGGCAGGGTCACTTGGAAGACTTACTGCTCACAACCCTCTCAGATATTCAGCACGTACTCCCACGG tTGAGCTGTGACTATGACTCAAGTCTCCCTATCTCGGTGTGTGAGTCCTGCCCTCCTCACAAGCAGCTCCGCCTATCCACAG ATGCTACGGAACACTCCTTAGATAATGGCGATGGTCCCCCCTGTCTTCTGGTGAAGCCATGCACTCCTGAGTTTTACCAGGCACACTACCAGCTG GCCTATAGGTTGCAGTCTCAGCCTCGTGGCTTGGCACTGGTGTTGAGCAATGTGCACTTCACTGGAGAGAAAGACCTGGAATTTCGCTCTGGAGGGGATGTGGACCACACTACTCTAGTCACCCTCTTCAAGCTTTTGGGCTACAATGTCCATGTGCTACATGACCAGACTGCACAG GAAATGCAAGAGAAACTTCAGAATTTTGCACAGTTACCTGCACACCGGGTCACAGACTCCTGCGTAGTGGCACTCCTCTCACATGGTGTGGAAGGTGGCATCTACGGTGTAGATGGCAAACTGCTTCAG CTCCAAGAGGTTTTTCGACTTTTTGACAATGCTAACTGTCCAAGTCTACAGAACAAGCCAAAAATGTTCTTCATCCAAGCATGTCGTGGAG ATGAGACAGATAGAGGGGTCGACCAGCAAGATGGAAAGAACCACACACAATCCCCTGGATGTGAGGAGAGTGATGCTGGCAAAGAGGAGTTGATGAAGATGAGACTGCCTACTCGCTCAGACATGATATGTGGCTATGCTTGCCTTAAAG GTAATGCTGCCATGCGGAACACCAAACGGGGTTCCTGGTACATTGAGGCCCTCACTCAGGTGTTCTCCGAAAGAGCTTGTGACATGCACGTGGCCGACATGCTTGTTAAG GTGAATGCCCTTATCAAGGAGCGTGAAGGCTATGCCCCTGGCACAGAATTCCACCGATGCAAGGAGATGTCTGAGTACTGTAGTACTCTGTGCCGGCAGCTCTACCTGTTCCCAGGCTACCCACCCACGTGA